The Deltaproteobacteria bacterium genome contains the following window.
TGGTCTGGCTGACCGGGATTCCCTGGTCCGAAGCCCACGCGGCCGGAGAGCTGATGGGCACCAAGATCGTGCTCAACGAGCTTCTGGCCTATCTGGACATGGCGGCCCTGCCAGCCGAGACCCTGTCCCGCCGCAGTCTCGCCATCATGACCTACGCCATGTGCGGCTTCGCCAATATCGGCAGCCTGGGCATCCTCATCGGCGGCCTGACCAACCTCGCCCCGGAGCGATCCGCCGAAATCGTCGAACTGGGGCCGCGTTCCATCGTGGCCGGGGTGCTGGCCACGATGATGACGGGTGCCGTGATCGGCGTATTGTGGTAAAAAAACGCCCGAGATCCGTCATTCGGCGGACACGGCGGTTCAGACGGGTGGGAAGCAGCTCTCTTCGACAAAACAATCCATGCCTTTTGAAATTATCGCTTTGATTTGGTAATGACATAACCCAGAACGTCGAGATGAAGGTTGATATGATCATGAAGTTCAAATCCAAACGTGACGATTCACCAAACTCGAATCCCGAATCCGCGCCGCCAGTGATAAAACCCGTGAACTCCGCGTTCTCCATTGTCGGGGTTGGAGCTTCCGCCGGAGGGCTGGAAGCCCTGGAGCAATTTTTGCGGCACGTGCCTGAAAAAAGCGGACTGGCCTTTGTCATCATCCAGCACCTCGATCCGACGCACAAGGGCCTCCTACCGGAACTGCTGCAACGCGCCACCACGATGCCGGTGCAGCAGGTCAGGGACAGGATGGCGGTCAAGGCGGACCGCGTGTACGTGATCCCGCCCAACCGCGACATGTCCATCCTGCATGGTGTGCTGCGTTTGTTCAAACCGGCCGCCCCTCGCGGCCTGCGCCTGCCCATCGACTTTTTCTTCCGCTCGTTGGCCGAAGACCAGCAAGAGCACGGCATCGGAGTCATCCTGTCCGGCATGGGCTCCGATGGCACGTTGGGACTCCGGGCCATCAAGGAAAAAGCGGGGCTGGCCCTGGCGCAGGACCCCTCCTCGGCCAAATTCGACAGTATGCCCAGAAACGTCATCAATGCCGGGCTGGCCGATCTCGTGGCTCCGGTGGAAGAATTGCCTGCAAAGCTCCTCGACTTGATGAGTCGTGCGCGGGTTGTCGCCTTGTTTTCCCCCCCTCTTGAGGAGAAAACCCAAAGTGGCCTCGAAAAAATCATCCTTCTGCTGCGCGCGAAGACCGGCCATGACTTTTCCCAGTACAAGAAAAACACCTTGTACCGCCGCATCGAACGGCGCATGAGCATTCACCAGATCGATCGGATC
Protein-coding sequences here:
- a CDS encoding nucleoside:proton symporter, which gives rise to VWLTGIPWSEAHAAGELMGTKIVLNELLAYLDMAALPAETLSRRSLAIMTYAMCGFANIGSLGILIGGLTNLAPERSAEIVELGPRSIVAGVLATMMTGAVIGVLW